The sequence below is a genomic window from Cerasicoccus sp. TK19100.
ACCCCTCCAGCCGCACCGGTGATCAGGACTCTTTGCCCAAGCAGCAGGCCACCTCGACGCAAGGCGCGGTAAGCCGTTTGACCAGCTACTGGAAGCGTCGCGGCTTCTTCAAAAGAGACACTCGGGTCAATTTCACCCAATAGACAGGTCCTCACTGCAGCGAATTCCGCCCAAGTGCCCCGCGCTGGGAAACCTGCAACTCTCGCACCCACTTTGGGGCCGGTGCCATCCGCCGCAGGTCTGACTACGATTCCAGACAACTCGTAGCCCGGCACGCTGCCCATCGGCATCGACATAGTGCTGCCGTCCATGCGCACATCCCAAAAATTGGGCAAAGAAACCAGCTCACCACGGTTGATTGAAACCGCCTTGACCTCAATAAGCGCCTCGTCCGGTCGCTGGGATGGTTCTTCGATTTCGGCGAATTTTATATAGGGTTTGTCTGGGTGCGTAATCCAAGCTCTCATGCCGGAATGATTGACCATACAAGCAAAAGGAGTCGAGTCTGTTTCCTTAGCGGACAGCGGGAATGTATGTCATAACCGTCTCGTACAAAACTGTGGCCCGGCAGGTTCGCGTGTAGTGATCTACCTCATAAAATCAACATCGAGTCGTTATGTCTCAAATTGCTGCTTTTCACCGTTTCAATAGGAGATTTAGGCTCGCATCCTATAGGTCTGATCTTAGGAGAGAAGCTTTATGAAAGCGAAAATCTGAAACTGCACTGTAGATATTTATGTGCATAAGGCATCAAGTAACAGCGAGGGTAGGGTGGTAAGCGTTCACAGTTGGGGAGACTCTTGAGCTACTACCATCGCGAGGTGTGTAGGTTTTCTTTGCTTGGATTCAGTTTGAGTCGTAATAAGGTTGGTTCAGCTTGGTCCTTATTGCCTTACAGGTCCGGTGAAAATACTTAATGGCCTGACATGTGTAAGAGATGGCTGGCAGAAATGATGTTTCTGATGAAAGTTTGCCGATTTTTGAAATGTAAGGAGAGTTTCAAGCACCTACAGCTGTGGGGATTTGAGGTATTTTTTTGGATGACTTTCTAGATGGTGAGAGTGCGGGGTGAAGGTTTTTTCACAATCTGAGAATATAGAGTTGTAACCGTTTACGCAATTTTGTATATCTGCTATCAGCATTCTTTCGCCATGATTATGATTGTGGAATTAACGAAGAGGATGCAGCCAGTGGGAAACTTGCGTTAACCACTGTTCGAACCCCACTCTGAATCGCTTGTGCCTGTTGATGCATGGTGACCTGTAACTCATAACTAACGTTTATTATGATAAAAAATACAAAAATGTTTCTTGTTATACTTGGCTTGTCCATAATTTCCAACCTGCAGGCAGGGCCGTTGTCGGTCATTGTGCCCGCATATTTTTATCCGAGTGCCTCGGGAAGTGACTGGGATTTGATTGGCGTAGGACTTGATGCCGGCGCTGATATCGTGACGATCATGAATCCGGCGAGTGGTCCGGGAACATCCTATGATGTTAACTATGAGAACGCGGTCGACAACTTGCGACTTAAGGGTGGCTTGGTTATCGGCTATGTCCCTACCACTTACAGTGCACGCCCAGTCGCTCAAGTAAAAGCAGATATCGATCAATATGTCGCTTGGTATGATATTGATGGCATTTTCCTAGATGAAACCTTGGGCGACGGCTCCTTAGCGACGCTTCAGTATTACAGTGAGATCTACCACTACATTAAAAGCAACTACCCAGGATTCTTAGTTGTTGGGAATGCAGGGAACGACGCAACGGACCTCTATCTCTGGTGGCCGGTAGTTGATGTTCTGGTGACGTTTGAGGGCTACTCTTGGGATTATTATCCGGACTCAGTGCCTAGCTGGCGTTGGACATTTTCTGAAGACTGTTTTGCCATGATCGTGCATTCCATGGTCGCAACGCCGTCGGAGTATTATGTGAATGAGATCTCTGACATGGCCCGAAACCGGAACACACGATATGTCTATATTACAGACGAGACCTATGCGAGTAATCCGTTTGATCAATTGCCGAGTTTCTGGTGGGAGTTGATGTACGACGTCATTTATCGCTAGTTCTTTTTGATCGTTTTCTCAGCGGGACGAGGTGTAGCGCCTCGTCCCGCTCTTTTTATGTGCTTGTTGTTCAAGGCTCTGAATGTCGGGCGTAATATTTTCCTTGCGCAAGTAAGCGTAAACGCTTACGCAACTATTTGTTTCTTCGACCTCTCTATGTTGAGGAAGCGCTCGATGAGCGGTTTATCGTATATCCATCCCATCAACAATAGCACCATGAATAAAGTATCTGCAGGCTTGATCGCCCTATTTTCGGCTGCGATCACTGTCACTACTACTGCCGAAGCCCGTGGCCCGATGACCGGTGTCACGTCTGACTCGAAGTTTATCATCTACTACGGTGATGATTACTATTCGTCCAACACCGGTGACCCGAGCACTTGGGTGCTGGACAGCACGATTATGAGTGGACTGGCGTCGTTTGATGTCGTCGTGATTAACCCCGGTCAGCCTCATTGTACGCCAGAAGTCGTCAAATATTTGAAAGACAACGGCGTTGATTACGTTATCGGCTACATCAGCATTGGAGAAGACTTCATTAATGACGCGATTGAGGACCCATTGGGTGGCGGCACAGGGATGGTCAAGTATGACTCTGCTACCGGTGATCTAATTCCAACTCCCGGCAATACGCTGCAAAGCTTTTATGTCGACGTGGATTCCCAAACGGTCACTTATGATGGCACAGGCCGCGCAATCTCCGTGACAACCACTGCGCGCCTCACGCCGGACGGAAACCCGGACTACAATCCGATTTTCCTCGGCTACATGGTGAACCCCGACACGAATTGGCGTTGGGTGTTGAATAATATGCGCATTGGTGGCAGCGGCGTTACGGGCCGTGGGTTGACCGCAGGCCTGGCGCAGATTGCTGGTGCCTGGGACACTGCGAACTTGCGTGACCGGTCGACAAACTTCGGCTGCGATGGGTTTTTCCTGGATACGTTGGACACCGCCGGCCCATATGACGCTCCTGGCTGGTATCCCTGGACGGTTGATGAAATGCGGGACACCGTAAAATA
It includes:
- a CDS encoding spherulation-specific family 4 protein yields the protein MIKNTKMFLVILGLSIISNLQAGPLSVIVPAYFYPSASGSDWDLIGVGLDAGADIVTIMNPASGPGTSYDVNYENAVDNLRLKGGLVIGYVPTTYSARPVAQVKADIDQYVAWYDIDGIFLDETLGDGSLATLQYYSEIYHYIKSNYPGFLVVGNAGNDATDLYLWWPVVDVLVTFEGYSWDYYPDSVPSWRWTFSEDCFAMIVHSMVATPSEYYVNEISDMARNRNTRYVYITDETYASNPFDQLPSFWWELMYDVIYR